DNA sequence from the Schistocerca americana isolate TAMUIC-IGC-003095 chromosome 2, iqSchAmer2.1, whole genome shotgun sequence genome:
gtcctccctcaatacgacctgatagggatcccaaacgctcgagcagtactcaagaatgggtcgtattagtgttttataagcggtctcctttacagatgaccacatcttcgcaaaattctaccaatgaaccgaagacgactatccgccttccccacaactgccgttacatgcttgtcccacttcatatcgctctgcaatgttatgcccaaatatttaatcgacgtgactgtgtcaagcgctacactactaaaggagtattcaaacattatgggatactttttcctattcatctgcattaatttacatttacctgtatttagagttagctgccattctatacaccaatcacaaatgctgtccaagtcatcttgtatcctcctacagtcactcaacgacgataccttcccgtacaccacagcatcatcaggaaacagccgcacattgctatccaccctatccaaaagatcatttatgtagatagaaaacaacaacggacctaccacacttccctggggcactccagatgatagcctcacctccgattaacactcaccatcgaggacaacgtactgggttctattacttaagaagtcttcgagccactcacatatttgggatccaatctcatatgctcgtacattagttaggagtctgcagtggggcttcGAGTCAAagttatacctcccaaggagatcacgagtgtaaaattaaagggattcgagcgcgcacggaggctttccggcagtcgttcttcccacgaaccatacgcgactggaacaggaaagggaggtaacgacagtggcacgttaagtgccttccgccacacaccgttgggtggcttgcggagtataaacgtaaatGTAAATCCCTAACCACTCTCACTTATGATGCAGCTCCATGTCTGTACCAAATACACTGTTTGACATAATTGCTCCAAGAGCCGCTCGCAGCTGCAGCTatcaaaactgggtctcatttagTCTGCTTGCATGATCGCAGTGCTGCCCGACACGACAACAGCGACGGCTGACCTGGATCAGCACCTCGGCCTGGTGAgtgcccagcagcagcagcagcagcacggggGCGGCGTCGGCCACCACCAGACGGGCGCCGCTGACACCACCGGTTCTGCGGGGGCCAACACGGCAAACGGTGCCGCCGGGGGAACCAGCAACGGCGCAGGCAATccccagcagcagcaacaggagcGCGTCGGCTCCGCGGGCTCGGCGGGGTCCAGCGCTGCCGGACTGCTGGTTCCGCGTTATCCTTCGTCTGCAGACTTCGGGCTCGTCGCCTCGGGGCCGCGCTCGCTAAGCGACTCCTCGGCGGGCGAATCGCCAGTCGGCAGCAGCGACGACCTGCTGGGAGCCGGCCAGCACAACGGCGGTGCCGCACCCTCCTTCTCCTCGCTGGTGCCGggacaccaccaccatcaccaccaccaccaggcgGCCACCACCGGAGCCGCGGCTGCCGCACCTTACGCCAGCTCCGGCGGATCAAACCTGTACCTGGGCGCGCCGGTCCTGCCGGCATCGCTGCTCTACTCGCAGCTCTACTCGGCCGCCAGCGGCCATCAgaatcaccaccatcaccaccaccaccatcaattcCACCACCCTctgcaccaccaccatcaccaccaggaCCTGACGGGCGCCACGGCTACCGACGCCATCGCGCCATCGGTGGCTGGCGTGAACGGCGGCGCGGCGTCGACCGGAGGCTCTGCGCTAGGCGGACTACTCGGCACCTGCGCGTCggtgtcggcggcggcggcggctgcagcagcggcggcggccggCGGATCGCGCGGCGTCGGCGCGGAGGAAGACGCCGCCTCCCAAGCGCGCAACGGCCTCGCGGTGCctcagcagcaacagcagccgCGCGCGCACTCCGCTAGCGACGGCGCCGCCGTCTGGAGGCCCTACTGAGCCCGGCGGCCCGATTCGCCGCCGTCTTGCCGGTGACGGAAGCCTTCTGCCATAGCCTACGTTCGGGACTTCGGGCACAAAAGCTGACGCACCAAAAACATTTCTCACATATGAATCCTCAATACGACAGTGCTCCGCACGTCATTTCAATAGCGGTGGTCCCACAGTGGCAGCAGCCTACTGCGGTAGCCTGCCACGTAAACTGAAATCCAAAAACATTGGTCAGATACGAATGTGCTTCACACGTCATTTTAATAGTGGTGGTCCCAAAGTGACAAAATCCTGCTGCGATACACTGCCACACACACTGACATACCAAAAGCATTGATCAAACGTGTCGATCTAGTAACGCATACCAACAGCGATATTACCTGATTTACGTGTAGGAGCAGCCCTGTGTACAGGAGACTGATATACCAGAAAGCTTGGTCGAATCTGCAGTACGACAGTGCTCCACACTCCGTTTCAGTATCGCTTCTTCCACAGTGATACTACTGATTTGGTTATAGAAGCAAGATCTACAGCTTTCGCTATGCTCCTCTTAGAAACGACGTCACACAAACAATTTTGCGTCAGCAGATGTTGAAACGAGGTGAGACAAAAGGTTAAACTAATTACAAGAAACATGTGCTGACTAGCAAGTGTTCAGTTCTCAACAGTAAAGTAACGAAAATAATAATTCTGCTAAAAAATGAACAATATCGCGACCTGTTCCCAAGCTAATTCTTAATCATGAGAAGGTCACTAAATTCCATATATATAAACTGCCAGATTATCTTACAAAACACATAAAATACTAAAATAACCGGCGTTTCGGCCTTGTTTCAGCGGCAATTCTCATACTCTACGCCCTTAGGAAGGCCGTTATAGCACAGCCGAAACGTTTTTCATTGTACTATTTTAGTATTTTAGGTATTTTGCAAGATGATGCAGCAGCACACCCAGAAATATGATGATGAGATTGATACCAGTCACATAAGTCACCGTACTTATAATCAAATCGAGTTTAAAATTTCTGCGAAAGAGTGATTAACGTTACGTAGTATCTTTTTCAGCTGTTAGTTCCAAACATTTCCAGAAACAATAAGAATATAAAAGAGGTTATGGGTGGTTTTAGGTGCTCAAAATGTGTGTATTTTCACATGGGCTACACGTTCGTCCCTTTCTTTATCtactttgaaaaactttttttcttttttgctcatAGAGTAAAATTATGCCATGGAAAGTTTTATCATTTGCTCGCACAGTTTTTTGGTTAAAACATTTTCGTTTAAGAGGTTTAATTAAATCAACTGTTATAGCAAATGTGTAATCTATTCAGTTGTTTCGAAAATTTAAATTACCTTTCTTTTGCTGCGCAATAAGAGTATTCACATTGTAACAGTTTCATATTTATCCGTGTTGTCAACCCAATATGAAATTCTTTGAGACAGCACTAGTAGCGAGTACCACAgttccttttttttgtttcctaTGGCTGTAAGCATTTGCAATAACCTCACGCTAGAATGACAAAGACCTTTATACCTCTCTGTAACGTTTGATATCTAATACGATACGATTCACCCACAAAAATAATAGTGAGCTTTCAAATATGTATCTTTGTATTACAGCATTTCTTTTAACGACGTACTGGCTCAGATGAAGTAGTGTAATGGAGCCATGAATGATATGGCTTGCAGTCACATTCGCCTACCATCCGAAATGTAAAGACAACGGCTGACAGCAAAGCTTAAGTTCCACCCATGTTTACTTTGATAACACGTAAACCAACGGTTTGGTTGTATTCTTAACCCTCACTTTTAGAATATATCCCTACTATTTCAAAGTCTTAAACAAGCATTTACCATTATAAACTATTTTGAAGAAGCAGTCGTATGCTGCTGGAAGGTATACTTAGTTtcacaattaaaaaaggaaaagaaagaaaacttattcCTTTTAATATCCGCCATAGATACATAAACTATGAACTCTTACCATGCTTTAAAATAATTTCCTACTGTGCATAGTATTCCCTTTACGGAAACCTTTGCTCATCATCTTCAGCACTTCCGAAAACTTTTATAGCTAACAAATTAGGTGACCTGCTCTGTGTTGTATATGATGCCTACAAATAATAGAAACTTTGAATCAACTTTGAGCACACACTCATAATTCATAAGAAGCTTGAAATATAACACTATCGAAATACTTTGACGCCGATATGTGACGAACCTGATGTTGACAGATATTTATAGAGTATCTCGAAGTGTAGGGAAGCTCTATTCCGACAACGAACACTGCATTTCATTAGGAGTTGTCTACTATCTTAATTTTCAAATAATCAACAAAGTGGGTATGGCATAATCCACCTAGAACGTAACATATGGTACTATTTCAAGGACTGCGTTCTTACTACATTAAACTTTATGTTTTGAGGTGAGCTTTTTTTGGTTGctatcatttttttcctttttaagtcAACCGTACCTGAACTGATTGATGTAAACGATTTTATTGTATTCATTAGGTGAGCAATACCCATCTGCTTAATCACTTATTCATCCAAATTGAGCGTACTTTAAATGGAGCAGAAACGCtgccaaatttaaaattttccgttAAACTCATTCTACACCTATAAACACTACAAAACATTGTAAATGACGTAGTCTATTGTTGTTAATACATCACGATGAATGTTAAAATAGCGCTCATTGGTTACGTCACTGCTCATTGGTTACATCAGGGAGATGATATGCAGCTAGGTCTCGTGTTTTCTGTCGGATTTGAAGAGAATAAAGTCGTACGCTAAATAACATCCTCATTCTCAAAAAAAGGACATAACAACTTTCCACCGAAATTTGCCGGAATACGTGAAAATTAGATTATGGAAACAATCGCCCATTACGTCAATTGTCGTTTCACTTCAATTACCACAGAAGTCAACAGTGGACCGTTATTGTTAATTTAAATTTCGTAATTTATTCGCAACAGCACAGCACTGTGTTCTATTTGCAACACGAGGCCTCTTCCGTAAATCAACGACTTAGAACACGAATTTAGTATTGTAATTATACGAGGTATCGGTCAAGTGTTTTACAGTTTATCTTCTCGTAGGCTACTCAGCTGTAGGGAACTCACAATAGCATTTAAACGACCGCATTTGAAGATATGGTCGTCACTGAATATTTTACAAGACACAGACGGAATATGCTGTAAATattgtaacaaagaaatcataGCACACATAAATTTCGTGCTAGTTCAATTACGACATATTTTATTGTTTAAAACGTCTACTTCGTAAGCGAATGACATTTATATGTGTAGCTCTTGTCGGTAAGAATTAATGTTCACTTTCTGTTCACAAATATTGTTCACGTTTCAAGTTACATCCCTGTGTCCAAATGTCAGACTTATACTTTTCAGTTAGACAGTCATTTTCTCCGAAAATATCTACGTCTTGAAAGATTCATTGTTCCTAATTCTGCATTGTGTACTTTATTCCAATGATTGGTTGTGGAACTTTAAATGAGGGTCTTAAAGCTTTTCTGAAGTAACTATGATTTTATCAGAAATCTGTAGTTACATGACGTCTCTATCGAGTATTAAAATAGTCCCCTATATTTTATTGAATTATGTTTCGCATcttttgcattatttatttatatattagtcACTACATGTAatagttgtaaataaatatttttgttaactTATGGTACAGTTGCTTTGCGAAGTTATGTTTGAGCAATGTAACATTAGTCTTAAGTTAATGTGTTACATTTAATGTTTGTATTTCACTGATGTTTGTTAATGCATACTTCTTATTGTTAACTGCTTGTTAACTCCACTGTTTTATAAAGTAATATATCAATTATAACAAAGTTTGTTCCCTGTATTCGTTAATGTTATGTATGTACAAGTTCCGTTTTATTAATGAAATGCTAATACGTAGAGACTGCAGCATAATCTTTAGAGAAATAAATCTGATTGTCATTGAGGTAAGCTTGAGTCGTCACTGGACGTCATATCGAACTATAAATAAAACTACTCGCTTCATGTTTTTATTACGTTTGATATTGTTACATTTTCGTTACTTTTGCAGAACCAAATCAGACAGAGTTTTCATGAAACTGGAGTTCCTGATAGCGTTGCTTACATTATGACTTAAGTTAAAGAAAGCAGTTTTCTCTCCAAAAACGTTGTTGTGTTGGAATATGTAAAGAGATATCTGTTTGGTAAAATAATTTGCTGGGAATCGTTCTTCGTTTCCCTATGTGCATCATTCGGTTTCAAATAACTGTGTACGTTTGTCTACTGAACTGCCTTACCTAATATTAAATCCCAAAAATGTATCTTGTTTCCTTGATAAAGATGTTCTCGGCCAATATCAAATCCAAGTGCTACAATAAATTCTGTTATCTCATTATACCCTTGTAGTTACCTTATTACTGAGTGCTTAAACATATTTCCTgacataaaataaacgttatttgtATGGGAAGTGTAGAAGATCACGAATAACATGTTCCTCTGAAagcatctttatttaatttttgttgaggaaattctaaaaaaaattcgTAGATTTCTAAATGTCATTTAGCTAggacagaaaaataaatgagtatgaGGACTTTATGTTACATGTTCGCACTACCTGCTACTTACGAGCATCGATAAACATCTGAAGAGGCAAGCCATGCTTTGATACTGAAAACTAGTTCCTCTTTTGCCTCAGTTTCAGATAATCGTGTAAGTAAACTTGTACTAATGGGGTGAGACAACACATTGCTTGTAGCGCCTCTTGTCATTACCAGGTTCccaaaagaaaaattatgtacagTTCCAGTGTGAAGATATAATTTGTTTTAAAAACTATGCTGAGCGGTCAATAAACTGCAGCAACTTTCTTAAGTGGCCATGTTGGAATTACACGACACTTCCATTTGATGAAAGCAGTCAAACAATTAAAACAGGGTGAGGAAGAACAATTTACCTGACATAAATGTGAACGATCAGAATGCTTAAATCTGCTTAGAGCGCGCACAATCTACTGCATAATAAAAGATTCAACATAGTTCAAATAACTTCGTCAAACATACTACTTCTTACAAGAATTGTGGTATGGGAGAGAGCCTCCATGGAGTGATTTTCGCAGACTGATACCTGCATCTGTGAGACTAGCTCAGTTGATCAGATCATGAGACCCTTCCAGGgtctacacacagttttaatagtTCAAGGAGATTCAGCTCAGTGTACGCTCCACATCATAGTGAAAGAATCATTCTGGTGACTGCAATGCAATACTAATAATAACAATTCAGtgtaataataactataatataaTGATACTTAAATGGCCGAGTCCATGTCTTCTAATTGTGCACCACCCCAGTGGCTTATGTTTTCCTCACAGTGACAACACATGGAACTGCTTAGACGGATGCTACAAGACTATTAAGAAGTCTAAAGTAAGATAAACGAATATAATATGGACATATTACTGAAAATCAGACAGTCATGTAGACTGAAACAAGAAGGGAAACATATATGCTGTATTACTGGAACAGGTTGTGTACAACATTGCAAACATTTTAGATTAGACTTTATTATGATTGTAATTGAAACTTTCAGTGTATGATTTTGTAGAAACAACCAATATAAGCATTAATTGACGTAAATTCACCTGATTACGGTGCCACAATCTCTGAAATGGTTAGTGTGGCTTGTAGTTTCAACTGGTAACTGTAGACCTGTAGAATGCTATAGTTGCCAGGGTCATCCTCAGAATAACAATACATCCAACACATGTTCTCGAACGTTCTATATAATAACTTTAGAAGTCAATCTGAAACATTAAATCTACTTTACAAAAATACAGCAGAATGACAGACATAACAAAAATTGCTATTAGTTTGTCAATATTCTGTAGAAATtcactacatttaaaaaaaaatgaaactttacATATATGAATTAAGGAATGGGTTGAGAAACTCAGCGGCATAGAATGCAAGAATGTAATATAATCTTTTTTAGACAGGAACACTCATAAAATGAGggagtaaatttaaaaattataa
Encoded proteins:
- the LOC124593841 gene encoding transcription factor MafA-like gives rise to the protein MSQFGLGASNSHWGYGSAPYSPYLTGAAAGLAGSCASTGVGFNTPALGFSADQGSTTAHDAFASPSTVSSLLPDTTTATADLDQHLGLVSAQQQQQHAAGLLVPRYPSSADFGLVASGPRSLSDSSAGESPVGSSDDLLGAGQHNGGAAPSFSSLVPGHHHHHHHHQAATTGAAAAAPYASSGGSNLYLGAPVLPASLLYSQLYSAASGHQNHHHHHHHHQFHHPLHHHHHHQDLTGATATDAIAPSQQQQPRAHSASDGAAVWRPY